Below is a window of Rhodamnia argentea isolate NSW1041297 chromosome 11, ASM2092103v1, whole genome shotgun sequence DNA.
AGAAGTTGAATAGTGTGGAAGCATCATGTTGTCTTGGTTTCGTGTTTGCATTTTGTTATCACGGAGCAGTCACTTGTTCAACTTGAGACTGGTTTTAAAAATTCTTGCCATGATGTTAAAATACCTCTTTCATAATATTTTACTGTCTCCAGCATTCTTGATCTGCTTCTGTATACGGACTCTCTTTCCATTTACACTAGGATGCTTGAGTTTATTCATGAGGGGCGTTTGAAACAGACAATGTAAAGTTAACTACAGGAGTGAAGTGAGAAGCTGAGATTCTCCTTGCGATCATATGTTTTCCTTGTTGTGTCCTTTCAGATGTCTAGTCTTTTATGTCCTTTCAGATGTATAGCCTTTCCTTAAACAATCTTTGATGGCAATATTCTTGTCATTTAATTGATTCAAAACCAACCGATCTTTCGCACGAAATCGAGAATGTCACACAATAATTGTTCTGACTCATCAGTGTCTATAGATAGGTCTAATGCTTATGCTTTTGAAGATTGAAATTTTGATCCACTGATTACTTTGGTTCCTTTAAGATAGCTTTGGATAAAAAATTGACTTCCTTCTTAAATTGTTGGTTGCTTATTGAACATATTCTTCTCGTCTGTCAATGGAAGGTTGCAAATCACATGGGCATTTGTGATTGCTTTCATGATGACATTCTTCAGCGTGTTTGACGTACCTGTCTTCTGGCCAGTACTCCTTTTCTACTGGGTCATGTTGTTTACGCTTACAATGAGGAGGCAGATAATGCTCATGGTCAAATACAAATATGTTCCATTTTCTTTCGGCAAACGGGTATGCCGAaccttattttctttctttttctacatcTCTGCTTCTCCAATTCTTTAGTATGTATGCTTATTTTGCCTTCTGACTCTATTTCTTGTTCATCAGCGCTACGATAAAAAGAGAGCATCCTCAACTGATAGTGCGAGCCTTCAGAGTGATTAAATATTTCGAGTATGATCTATCTATAGGTCTCGAGTAGGCTTCTCTTATCCCCGGTGTCATGCCAGATGGTGGAGCCTTCTAACAGCAAAAGACTGGCTAAAAGACTATTTTGGCTTGTTGCCTGATACTCGCACCTTTCTGACAGAGATCTTATAGATAAGCCTCCATAAACTGTCATGGAAACTTCTCAAGAGGAGTGAAGTATTGTACTATTTCCATCTTAGCTTTAGTAAGGGGTAGTCCCAATTTGTTCTTCAGACATGGCATTTTTTGTACTGCTGTCATTTTAATATAGCTGAAGTTCTTAGTTCCCTTGTTATTACCTAATTTGTGTTTTTCTCTTCGTCTTTTATTGACTGTCCCTTGCCCATTTTGGTTGCATGACCGATTTACCGAGAGGACGTGCTGTTGTAACATGGATTAGCTTTGATATCCCCATGATATCTGTAGTCAAACACTATTTATCGGATAAGAGGAGGATTATCAGTGTCGGATGTCTGTACTTGCAGGTTCATTGAGTGAGGATTCCGCATCATTAATTGGTAATGGTGTTGTTTTAGACGACGGCATCTTGCTGGAAGCTAAGATTGCTTCTGCTCTCGTATAGACAATGAAATTGTGAGCCTTGGCCAGCTCAAGAGTCCCTCTCTTGTTTGCCTTTCATGAGTTCACATGTCATATACACGGTCAGCTGTGATTTGTTCTTATGTAAGATGGGAGGGGTTACCAGAAAGCTGCTTTAAAGATGCTTGTGGAGTTGTTAGGAAGCTTTGAGGTTTGTTCTAATGGCacaaggcttttttttttgggtaaaatggCACAAGGCTTCTAGGCATTGGTAAAACAAACATATTTGCATACAAACCGTTTTGACATTCCGACAGCACTCGCATCTAAGCCAAAACTGGACAAACTACATATTAGCTGTTTCCCTTTGTGCAGCTTACTGAATCTATTTCAATCCAagggaaaaaatagaagaaaaatcaacAGACTTTGAATGAAATTTTCTGTGTAAAATCTTTGAGGGGCATTTTCCCTGGGAGGAAAACCGAGAGAGAAGTAATCCGAAAAACTGCAGAAATCAAGAAGCCGGCCTGTAGTAGCCATAGACTCCATAGAAGGTCTGTGTCAAAGTAAGCACTAGCAAAACGAAAGCAGCGATGACGGAAATGATCGCCCAGGGACTGCTAAAGTAATTGTGCTTGAGGCTGGCTCTCCAGGCATTCCACCTGTGGTTGTAGTATCTGTTCATCTCCACAGACAGCGTAGAGAGGTAACTGTCGTTGATGTCGAAGACCACCTCCTGGCAAAGCCGGTTGAAGAGGTCAGCGACCTCGGCGTCGCTCCCAAGCCAGTGCTCGATGATCCCGCAGTAGTGTAGGTACCCGACGTCCTCGGGGGAGTTGATCAAGTTGTCCATGAAGATTACGTACGAGGTGATATCATTGCTGCAATCGAAGTGAGACTGCTCGAAGGCTATCAAGTTGAGGAAGAGTGACCTTGTCCCATCGTGTATCAGAAGTCGCGGGATCTGGAGGATCCCGTCCTTGAACTGGATGTCCCAGAATCTGTCcgtcttcctctttttgaaCTTGATCCCGGCTTCCCGGAGCTCCGTCACGCAGTGGATGAGCTGCTGCCGCCTCTTGTCGGCAACCCGGTTGGAGTGCGACCATCGCTTCATCCACGCCCTCGGCTCTGGCTTTGGGCCCGACCGGAGGAGGCTCTGCCGGAACACTTCGAGGCAATGGAGCTCGCTCTGGTCTGATAATGGGTCGAAGGTGGTGGCGTAGCCGAGAGACTTCAACCTGTTGCGGCTAAGCTTGGTCAAAGGCTCATCCGTCGGCATCAGAGGGTCGAAGAACCGGAGCGCTAGCTTGGCCACGAGCCCCTTCTGGTCGGGGTTGCCGAGCTGGAGGCCGAGCAGCTGGTCGAGTATGAAAAGAGGGATCTGATTCTCGAGCATGATCATATCTCGCTGAAGTGTGTGCATCGATCCCCGCATCGAGAAGACGGGGTCATTGCGAGGGTAGCCAAGTTCCTTGAACCCCTCGGTGACACCCCGGAACAGCTCGATCACAAAGCACCCGTCGAGAACCATCATCTCCATGAACTCGTTGCTGCTCATGGATATCGTCCCCTCGTAGCAGGCACGAGCTTTCTCCTCGACCTCCTTCACCGAGTCTAGATAGAGGCATATCTCGTGACCAGTGCGCCTGAGGATGCGGTGGAGGCAGCGCCACTTGTGCCGGTCCATCTGGCGGAGGCGCTTCTTCCCGTGGTGGTACGGCCCGACGGAAACAATCTGGGGGATGTAGGCCTTGTCCTCGCCATCCTTGAGATAGTGCGGGATCCGATAAATGGAGAGCTTCGCCCATGAGCAGGCCTCGTCGTCCTGGCAAGCTTGCTCGAGCTTGTCTCTGATGGAGATGACCCATTCGGACTCAGGAGGGCCCGGCTCGTCTTTGGAGACGTTTTCGGCTCCGCTGTTCTCGGCCACGATCCGGAGAGCCTCGGATGGTTCTTGCTGTAGCTTGCGAACATGTTGGTCCTGAGGCTGCTCCTGTTGTTGCTGGTGGTGGCGAAGTATCAATTCTGTGGATGCATTGGTggctgatttcttggggagtccaGATTCCACGGTTTCTCTGAGCTTGAGGGTGATCAAATACCAACTCAAGAGCTCCTTGTTGTAAACAGCAACCATTTCTCTTGCCTATGTTTCTCTGCCTTTGCCTTTCTTGGTTTTTGATCTTTGAACTGATAGCTTTCTCAACACGCAcgcaaaagtaaaaaagaaagaaaagaagcaggAGGAGTGGTATTGGTCCATGTCCAGGGAAGCTGGAACAAAGGAGAGTTTTTTCCCGCGACGAGATCCAAAAGGAGCTTCATGTATTCTTCTTTATTGATTATTTTAGGTGAAGCTTATCAATTGGGCGGAGGAGAGGTCATGTGGACCACCCCGCAATAGCATAAAGAATGATCTGTGTTGAAACTTCTAGGTAATGTTACTACCTTTTCTGGCATAAGTTCCCCACCCACatctgcatttcttgagtcATCCATCCCTCATCAGCACCCAATTGAAagtagggttaatatcacaaaaaagttcaaattggtaccattatgataaatttattttaaattattttttttacaacgaaaaatcctaaaccggtatatctgtgataaatttatcccaaattatttttttgaccatcaaaagctttaaactggtacatatctgataattttaccataaattaatttttttgaccacgaaaaataataaatcgatacacctgtgacaaatttacctttcattAAATTGTGTTAATGCCAtgcaaaatctcaaattgatacatttgtgacaacacAGTAggtaaaatctcaaattagtacactatCAATTGTTACGTGTTATCCAACTCGGGATTTGATGAATGGATTGTaagtttgtcatagatgtaccagcttgtggtaaattcatcacaagtgtaccggtttagagttttttgtggtcaaaaaaataatttgagataaatttgtcaccgtTGTAACAATTAAGGGTTTTCCGTAATATTAACCAttgaaagtataaaaaaaacaatatctCTGTGCCCGTCAAAGTCACCATCTCCCTGTCGCGCGTGAATATGCGCTTTGCGTTTCTGCTCATACGGTGGTTATGATGAATACGACATGAATTCTAATTTAAAGGACATGCGACAAGGAGCGGTGAAATTATATGATGTGGAAAATCATGCATGAATGACAAGAAAAACATGGCACGTGACGTACAAGAATGTATTCTATCCTATATGCATAtgaatgtcatttttcttttgaatttttggatgaattTTCGAGATAAATTAATTACTAAAATGAAAGTTCGTCTAAAGATTGATAACgattaatataagttaagaaatTGATTCCTCAAAGTCTAGTTTTGAATTAAGGGTCTTCTTAACATTCAATTCCATGAAAATTCCATTCTAGACCAtgattgatgttttttttttaaaataaaaattgcaaatcaaataaacaaataatatggcttgagcataatacacctttatatctaaattttcaaattcaattcgCCTCATACCCAATGGTTCGGGTTGGATTGGGAATTGTATTCGATCGTACCAGGGGATTAGGTTGGATGGTGAATTAAAGTATTGTATTAAAGTTGTATCCAAATGTTATGGGTTGGATAGTGAAattcaatttcatgaaattgtcGATCCGATCCAAAGGGCATTGGATTTGATGACCAATTTCAATGTGTGGATGATATCGTACTTCTAAGTTGAAGTTGAATAGCCATCCTATTGCATATATTCATCTAGACTTTAGGCGTAAGGGAGCATGAATTGTAAATTATTTGAGttaaaaaataagataagataatGCTTAAAAAATTCGGTTGACTTAAAATTGGGGGTGCTGAATTTTAAAGGGCAATCTTGCCCTATCCACAAGCAATCACATCTTAAAAAATATGCAATTCACAAAGATATTTCACAATATATGCAATTATTCAATAAAATATGCTCAGAATTCAACTCAATTAATTTAGGCAACATAATTTTCGAATATTTTAAAGGTGAGAAATGTTACCTAATTCGACGAATTTGATTGCCAAACTCGAACTAAATCGAAGCCGACTTGATATTTCTCATGGATCTAAATTCACAATTCACGTTTGGTGAAGTATCGCTAGCGATTCGGTGACGGATCACCTATGTGGACAACAATTCATCAACTCGCAATACGGGTTGGACAAGGAGGGAAACAACAATTTAGACCTGTAAAATCAGCAACAAGTAGTGCAATAGCAATAGCAGCTTCGGTCCAGTGCTAGCAAGAAATCCAAAACCCGTGCCGACGGCAAAACCGAGGCGTTGGTAGCTTCTCAGCCCGTGACTCGGACTTACGACCCTTTGGATCTTCAACCACCAGCAGTGACTTCGAACAGAGGGAAAGGCAGGAGCAGTGTTGAAAGTTTCGGACCTGCTTCTTGAGTCTCGGCCGGACAGGGGCAAGACAAGACCGTCCGAGCGAAACGGCAACGGTAGGGATCGGTGGAGGCTGTTGCAGCAATGGTGGGGTAGGTGAAATTTagggggcttttttccaaaccaagtggaaaaaaatgtcattatcaaatcaggtgtgaaatttttttatttatcgaaTCATGTGTCACTCGGTAGTCTTGCTGCCGAGCGGGAGATGATTCGATAGTCACACCGCCGAGGGGACCGGCGGGGGGCTCGCTCGGCGGTTCGAGTGCCGATTGGGCTCCCGCTCGGCATTCTACTTGCCGAGCGGGGTGTCCGCCCCCCACACTTAGAATCTTGtttatttgattctttttcattttaacttcatatgttttttatgtttatatttttttgacttataattttgttcttttgaagcTCATTTTTGTAATGTAATTAGCaatatttaattacttaagatatataaaaaaacatGGGATCTTCTTAATAGACAACAAGTTAATTGCaattacatatactaatgatgtcgtcttcctacatgacctcatTTTCAGCAAATGAAGTTTTCTCGGTTGATCGGGAGGTCTAGTAGTGTGCTGACGAGAACGAGGATCCAGTTGAGTAGGATGTGttgatgacgaaggcatattttgggaaaatatgccATATCCTATTGTAGGAGGGACtagataaaaataagagaaatcgGGTCCATATTCTGAAGAAGAACTAGACAAAGGATGCGGATTTGGATCGTTAAATGTTCTAGCAAACTGGGTGGACCATGTATAGAAATGTTGGTTGAACCCCCGAGTGAACTCGGGAGCAAAATTCGTCCTATGGTATTTCATGGAATAGGGGATGACATCATCATCTTGATGAGTTCGATGAGTCCTTTGGGTCAGCCGAACAGTCTTAGGGGGTCATTCTTCTTGTTCGGCCCAACGGGTGCTTCTGTAGTTACCGGTACCATTGTTAACCGCCTCTCCTCATTTTAGGCatatagcattgccctagctatcgtCTTCACTTCTGTCCAAGCCTCGGGAGATGGACTGACCGAATCTATGATATGTACGATCCGTTCGACGCCATTACCttagtaatgatatcaaaattaacaaaagttatcgaATGCCAATAAGTTATGTTACTTAAAAATAagtaatgaattaaattgaaactgTTTGtacgaaccgttgaacccattgcgGTTCCCGCAACTGAAATCCACTTTCGTGTATGTtgacggaaccactccatatatcttGAATGAAAGTGGAGTACTTCTGTTGTATTTATATCATGGACTATACGTTCGACACGCCTGTTCCACAAATCGATCCACCGTCTGTGCTTATTCACCCAATCCATTCTAGGTGGTGTGTTATCAATATCATGTAAGGCAGTATGATTGTAGGGATCCTTAGGTATTGGCTGGTGTAAACCAAACTATCGAAGTACTCGGTCCGGATAGTGCCACTAAACTATCCAGTGACGGATGAGTGGGACTTTCGCCCTCAAATAGTGTTGTCCATGTAGGCAGTAATATGGTACATCCTCTTCAATGCTATCATAAGGCTCTCAAGTAAACCGTTATCGTAGtgaaacatatcaaattaaatgaaaaattaatttaaaaagtaaCATGAAATTGAACTCGCTCGTTGCTATCATTATTTACATATTCGGATCCCTTTCGATTAAGTTGGTAATGCAGATGTTTCACAGTATATGTGGGGACATCAATTGTAGTTCGGCCTCGATTCCATTTGCACAAACATAAAACTTTAGATTTTCATGTATTATACGCAATGCAAAGAATTAATGATGCACGAACCGAAAAGACAATATATCACATACCGAGCATCGAAAGGTGCATTTGGAAAAGGAGCATCGGAAGTCGGACTAAGGGAGACACATTTGAAACGCTCCCACGTCCACATCTGCAATACATATAGGGCACTACTCATTTGCTTCTCATCCGGATCGGTTGCATGGCATAGCTCTCGATACAATCACATGGCGTAGGTGCCTCGATGTTCGCCAATAATTGgagaaacaacaaactaacCGGGGCACCTGATTTGTCCGAGAAATAGATTCTCAATCAGGCGGAGAATGAATGCCTTAGCATGGTGCAATACAGTGATGTCATCGGCATATTGCGGAGGATGATGAAAGTTTTCACTCAACCATCTTAAATTTATCTGCGTGCCATGCAATTGAGCTGGGTGAACACCAAACAGTTCTTCACAGAGAGTGCCCCAATTCCAATCGGTAGGGCCAGTAATCGCAAGCCCATTGATGGGAAGCCCTGTGATCATCGTAATATCTTGCAGCGTAATCGTAACTTCACCTTTCGACATATGGAAGGTGTAGGTCTCGTGCCTCCATCGCTCAATCAATGCTGTAATCAAATGTCAATCAAGCCGGACAAATCCTATCTTATAAACACCgtaaaatcctaaatcttgcAGATAATGGACTATGCACGGATCAAGTTCACTTATGTATAGCGCCGCTCGTTGACATCTAAAGACCGCAATCGCAGGCATTTGTGAAATGTCACATGAACTATTAGTgacaattttcataatgtcGTTACAAATGACAGTTCACCTGCTAAATTCCTTAGTTATCTTAGCATCCCATACGGCTTGTGATCTATGTCGGGCCCGCCCAATAAGTAATGAACCATGCTCATGCCCCAGCTGAATGTGACTCCTCCGTGCCATATCAATAGAATTGTGAGAAATCGATAAAATTTCGTGACTTTAGTGAGTGATCGAGGGAGAGCGCGAAAGTTGAGTGAGTAACCGAGGGAGGAGAGTTGAGGGTAAGGGATGAGAGCCTTCGGCACTATTTAAAAAAGCAGAGCCGAAGGGCTCTCTACAGCCCATTGAAGGCGTTGCGGGAGGGGGGCCCCGCTCGGCGGTCACACTGCCGAGCGGGGCCCCTCCTATTGTCGTACCCTGCGGTGCCAATAATGGTGTTGGGGGCGAGGCTCCCATGCTCCGCTCAATAATATGATCGCTGAGCGGGGGCCCGCCCCCTTGTACCGCCGCAACGCCTGTGAGGGGTAGGCGGCTGCAGCGCCATTCATGAGTGTTATAGACGATTAAAGGTTTTcgaccggatgttttggactttcaagcaaaTGATTGAAGGTTTCAAAAGTTGTCGTCCTGTGATATTTATTGATGGTACTTTCTTGTACGGGAAATACCGGGGAACGCTCTTttgtgcggcctcacttgatggcaacAATCATAATTTCCTGTTGGCATTTGCTGTGGTCGATCGGGAAAATGCCGACAATTGGCTGTGGTTTATGAATATGTTGCTGAGATATGTCACCTGaagggatgatatttgtgtaatatcggacTTGCATTTTAGGATTCAACAAGCAATGGAGATAGCACGGcggcgtcctccacatgcccaTAATAGATATTACATTTGTCACATTGTCatcaactataaaaaatatttgaaaaatgacgatggCGTAAGACATGTTGAGATGGCGGGTAAACAGTGAAATTCATAAATTCCAAGAAAATACGTGTTCATAAATTTTACAATAGtgtactaattattattgtaatgtacagcttacgcgaatcaacaGCGGAAGTTCGATTTTATGATCAACCGAATTAGGGAGTTCGATCCACCCATAAGCGCATGATGTGATTAGATTCCAAGAAAGAAATGGACAAATGCTTATGATAAAATGATGAGATATGGATCAATGAACACAAATTTAGTTAAATCGAtcaacgggatgctgaaacCCGTTCGTGGTCTATCAATAACAGCCATGATCGAGAATATATTTTACCAGTTATTCTACTATTTCGACACGAGGAGAACGATGTACACAATGCAGAAGGCCAACAGATGGGTATATATGCAACTTGCAGGTGAAACACTCCTGAAAAATAGTGAAAAGCAAATAAGCATCAAGTGAGATGTTTCGACTCTGAAAGAAGGGTCTACAAAGTGAAAACTGGACGTGATAGAACCAAAGGATTTGAGGATAACAAACATATAGTGTACCTAGACATGCAAACAt
It encodes the following:
- the LOC115742070 gene encoding UPF0481 protein At3g47200-like encodes the protein MVAVYNKELLSWYLITLKLRETVESGLPKKSATNASTELILRHHQQQQEQPQDQHVRKLQQEPSEALRIVAENSGAENVSKDEPGPPESEWVISIRDKLEQACQDDEACSWAKLSIYRIPHYLKDGEDKAYIPQIVSVGPYHHGKKRLRQMDRHKWRCLHRILRRTGHEICLYLDSVKEVEEKARACYEGTISMSSNEFMEMMVLDGCFVIELFRGVTEGFKELGYPRNDPVFSMRGSMHTLQRDMIMLENQIPLFILDQLLGLQLGNPDQKGLVAKLALRFFDPLMPTDEPLTKLSRNRLKSLGYATTFDPLSDQSELHCLEVFRQSLLRSGPKPEPRAWMKRWSHSNRVADKRRQQLIHCVTELREAGIKFKKRKTDRFWDIQFKDGILQIPRLLIHDGTRSLFLNLIAFEQSHFDCSNDITSYVIFMDNLINSPEDVGYLHYCGIIEHWLGSDAEVADLFNRLCQEVVFDINDSYLSTLSVEMNRYYNHRWNAWRASLKHNYFSSPWAIISVIAAFVLLVLTLTQTFYGVYGYYRPAS